From the Oncorhynchus keta strain PuntledgeMale-10-30-2019 chromosome 13, Oket_V2, whole genome shotgun sequence genome, the window cactgtagtagactgtatactgcatctcactgtagtagacggtatactgcatctcactgaagtagactgtatactgcatctcactgaagtagactgtatctcactgtagtagactgtatactgcatctcactgaagtagactgtatctcactgtagtagactgtatactgtatctcactgaagtagactgtatactgcatctcactgaagtagactgtatactgcatctcactgtagtagactgtatactgtatctcactgaagtagaatgtatactgtatctcactgtagtagactgtatactgtacctcactgaagtagactgtatctcactgtagtagactgtatactgcatctcactgaagtagactgtatactgtatactgcatctcactgtagtagactgtatactgtatctcactgaagtagactgtatactgcatctcactgaagtagactgtatactgcatctcactgaagtagactgtatactgtatctctctgaagtagactgtatactgcatctcacagaagtagactgtatactgcatctcactgtagtagactgtatactgcatctcactgaagtagactgtatactgcatctcactgaagtagactgtatactgcatctcactgtagtagactgtatactgcatctcactgaagtagactgtatctcactgtagtagactgtatactgtatctcactgaagtagactgtatactgcatctcactgaagtagactgtatactgcatctcactgaagtagactgtatactgcatctcactgaagtagactgtatactgcatctcactgtagtagactgtatactgcatctcactgtagtagactgtatactgtacctCACTGAAGtcgactgtatctcactgtagtagactctatactgcatctcactgaagtagaatgtatactgtatctcactgtagtagactgtatactgtacctcactgaagtagactgtatctcactgtagtagactgtatactgcatctcactgaagtagactgtatactgtatactgcatctcactgtagtagactgtatactgtatctcactgaagtagactgtatactgcatctcactgaagtagactgtatactgcatctcactgaagtagactgtatactgtatctcactgaagtagactgtatactgcatctcactgaagtagactgtatactgcatctcactgtagtagactgtatactgcatctcactgaagtagactgtatactgcatctcactgaagtagactgtatactgcatctcactgtagtagactgtatactgcatctcactgaagtagactgtatctcactgtagtagactgtatactgtatctcactgaagtagactgtatactgcatctcactgaagtagactgtatactgcatctcactgaagtagactgtatactgcatctcactgaagtagactgtatactgcatctcactgaagtagactgtatactgcatctcactgaagtagactgtatactgcatctcactgtagtagactgtatactgcatctcactgaagtagactgtatactgcatctcactgaagtagactgtatactgcatctcactgtagtagactgtatactgcatctcactgaagtagactgtatactgtatctcactgaagtagactgtatactgcatctcactgaagtagactgtatactgcatctcactgtagtagactgtatactgcatctcactgaagtagactgtatctcactgtagtagactgtaggctgcatctcactgaagtagactgtatactgcatctcactgaagtagactgtatactgcatctcactgtagtagactgtatactgcatctcactgaagtagactgtatctcactgtagtagactgtatactgcatctcactgaagtagactgtatactgcatctcactgaagtagactgtatactgcatctcactgtagtagactgtatactgcatctcactgtagtagactgtatactgcatctcactgaagtagactgtatactgcatctcactgaagtagactgtatctcactgtagtagactgtatactgcatctcactgaagtagactgtatctcactgtagtagactgtatactgtatctcactgaagtagactgtatactgcatctcactgaagtagactgtatactgcatctcactgtagtagactgtatactgtatctcactgaagtagactgtaggctgcatctcactgtagtagactgtatactgcatctcactgaagtagactgtatctcactgtagtagactgtatactgcatctcactgtagtagactgtatactgtatctcactgtagtagactgtaggctgtatctcactgaagtagactgtatactgcatctcaatgaagtagactgtatctcactgtagtagactgtatactgcatctcactgaagtaggcTGTaactcactgtagtagactgtatactgcatctcactgtagtagactgtatactgtacctcactgaagtagactgtatctcactgtagtagactgtatactgcatctcactgtagtagactgtatactgtacctCACTGAAGtcgactgtatctcactgtagtagactgtatactgcatctcactgaagtagaatgtatactgtatctcactgtagtagactgtatactgtacctcactgaagtagactgtatctcactgtagtagactgtatactgcatctcactgaagtagactgtatactgtatactgcatctcactgtagtagactgtatactgtatctcactgaagtagactgtatactgcatctcactgaagtagactgtatactgcatctcactgaagtagactgtatactgcatctcactgaagtagactgtatctcactgtagtagactgtatactgcatctcactgaagtagactgtatctcactgtagtagactgtatactgtatctcactgaagtagactgtatactgcatctcactgaagtagactgtatactgcatctcactgtagtagactgtatactgtatctcactgaagtagaatgtatactgtatctcactgtagtagactgtatactgtacctcactgaagtagactgtatctcactgtagtagactgtatactgcatctcactgaagtagactgtatactgtatactgcatctcactgtagtagactgtatactgcatctcactgaagtagactgtatactgcatctcactgaagtagactgtatactgcatctcactgtagtagactgtatactgcatctcactgaagtagactgtatctcactgtagtagactgtatactgtatctcactgaagtagactgtatactgcatctcactgaagtagactgtatactgcatctcactgaagtagactgtatactgcatctcactgaagtagactgtatactgcatctcactgaagtagactgtatactgcatctcactgaagtagactgtatactgcatctcactgtagtagactgtatactgcatctcactgaagtagactgtatactgcatctcactgaagtagactgtatactgcatctcactgtagtagactgtatactgcatctcactgaagtagactgtatactgcatctcactgaagtagactgtatactgcatctcactgtagtagactgtatactgcatctcactgaagtagactgtatactgtatctcactgaagtagactgtatactgcatctcactgaagtagactgtatactgcatctcactgtagtagactgtatactgcatctcactgaagtagactgtatctcactgtagtagactgtaggctgcatctcactgaagtagactgtatactgcatctcactgaagtagactgtatactgcatctcactgtagtagactgtatactgcatctcactgaagtagactgtatctcactgtagtagactgtatactgcatctcactgaagtagactgtatactgcatctcactgaagtagactgtatactgcatctcactgtagtagactgtatactgcatctcactgtagtagactgtatactgcatctcactgaagtagactgtatactgcatctcactgaagtagactgtatctcactgtagtagactgtatactgcatctcactgaagtagactgtatctcactgtagtagactgtatactgtatctcactgaagtagactgtatactgcatctcactgaagtagactgtatactgcatctcactgtagtagactgtatactgtatctcactgaagtagactgtaggctgcatctcactgtagtagactgtatactgcatctcactgaagtagactgtatctcactgtagtagactgtatactgcatctcactgtagtagactgtatactgtatctcactgtagtagactgtaggctgcatctcactatagtagactgtatactgcatctcactgtagtagactgtatactgcatctcactgtagtagactgtatactgtatctcactgtagtaggctgtatactgtatctcactgtagtagactgtatcctGCATCTCAcagtagtagactgtatactgcatctcactgaagtaggcTGTAtttcactgtagtaggctgtaggatccatctcactgtggtagactgtagactgcatttcactgtagtaggctgtaggctgcatctcactgtagtaggctgtatctcactgtagtaggctgtaggctgcaggCTGCATATAACTGTAGTAGGCAGTAGGGTGCATATCACtatagtaggctgtaggctgtaggctgcatctcactgtagtaggctgtaggctgtaggctgcatctcactatattaggctgtaggctgtaggctgtaggctgcatctcactgtagaaggatgtaggctgtatctcaccgTAGTGGGCTGTAGGCTGTAGGCTTTGTTTCACTGTAGTGggctgtaggctgtaggctgtgtCTCACTGTAGTGGGCTGTAGGCTGTAGGCTTTATCTCACTGTAGTGGGCTGTAGGGTGTAGGCTGTAGACTGTATCTCACTATAGTAGAATTTAGACTgcaggctgtatctcactgtagtaggctgtagactATAGACTGTAGgatgcatctcactgtagtaggctgtagactGTAAACTGTAGgttgcatctcactgtagtaggctgtagactgtagactgtaggttgcatctcactgtagtaggctgtagactGTAAACTGTAGgttgcatctcactgtagtaggctgtagactgtaggatgcatctcactgtagtaggctgtagactGTCGACTGTAGGATGcacctcactgtagtaggctgtagactgtaggatgcatctcactgtagtaggctgtagactgtaggatgcatctcactgtagtaggctgtagactGTCGACTATAGgatgcatctcactgtagtaggctgtagactGTCGACTGTAGgatgcatctcactgtagtaggctgtagactgtagactgtaggatgaacctcactgtagtaggctgtagactgtaggatgcatctcactgtagtaggctgtagactgtaggatgcatctcactgtagtaggctgtagactgtagactgtaggatgcatctcactgtagtaggctgtagactgtagactgtaggatgcatctcactgtagtaggctgtagactGTCGACTGTAGgatgcatctcactgtagtaggctgtagactgtagactgtaggatgcatctcactgtagtagtctgtagactgtaggatgcatctcactgtagtaggctgtaaaCTGTCGACTGTAGgatgcatctcactgtagtaggctgtagactgtagactgtaggatgcatctcactgtagtaggctgtagactgtaggatgcatctcactgtagtaggctgtagactGTCGACTGTAGgatgcatctcactgtagtaggctgtagactgtagactgtaggatgcatctcactgtagtaggctgtagactgtaggatgcatctcactgtagtaggctgtagactGTCGACTGTAGGAAGcacctcactgtagtaggctgtagactgtaggatgcatctcactgtagtaggctgtagactgtagactgtaggatGCATCTCACTGTGGTAGGCTGTAGGATCCATCTCACTGTGGTAGGCTGTAGGATCCATCTCACTGTGGTAGGCTGTAGattgcatctcactgtagtagcctGTATAATCCATCTCACTGTGGTAGGCTGTAGGATCCATCTCACTGTGGTAGGCTGTAGGATCCATCTCGCTGTGGTAGGCTGTAGGATCCATCTCACTGTGGTAGGCTGTAGGATCCATCTCGCTGTGGTAGGCTGTAGGATCCATCTCACTGTGGTAGGCTGTAGGATCCATCTCACTGTGGTAGGCTGTAGGATCCATCTCACTGTGGTAGGCTGTAGGATCCATCTCACTGTGGTAGGCTGTAGGATCCATCTCGCTGTGGTAGGCTGTAGGATCCATCTCGCTGTGGTAGGCTGTAGGATCCATCTCGCTGTGGTAGGCTGTAGGATCCATCTCACTGTGGTAGGCTGTAGGATCCTTCTCACTGTGGTAGGCTGTAGGATCCATCTCACTGTGGTAGGCTGTAGGATCCATCTCGCTGTGGTAGGCTGTAGGATCCATCTCGCTGTGGTAGGCTGTAGGATCCATCTCGCTGTGGTAGGCTGTAGGATCCATCTCACTGTGGTAGGCTGTAGGATCCATCTCACTGTGGTAGGCTGTAGGATCCATCTCACTGTGGTAGGCTGTAGGATCCATCTCGCTGTGGTAGGCTGTAGGATCCATCTCGCTGTGGTAGGCTGTAGGATCCATCTCGCTGTGGTAGGCTGTAGGATCCATCTCGCTGTGGTAGGCTGTAGGATCCATCTCACTGTGGTAGGCTGTAGGATCCATCTCACTGTGGTAGGCTGTAGGATCCATCTCACTGTGGTAGGCTGTAGGATCCATCTCGCTGTGGTAGGCTGTAGGATCCATCTCACTGTGGTAGGCTGTAGGATCCATCTCACTGTGGTAGGCTGTAGGATCCATCTCGCTGTGGTAGGCTGTAGGATCCATCTCACTGTGGTAGGCTGTAGGATCCATCTCACTGTGGTAGGCTGTAGGATCCATCTCACTGTGGTAGGCTGTAGGATCCATCTCACTGTGGTAGGCTGTAGGATCCATCTCACTGTGGTAGGCTGTAGGATCCATCTCACTGTGGTAGGCTGTAGGATCCATCTCACTGTGGTAGGCTGTAGGATCCATCTCACTGTGGTAGGCTGTAGGATCCATCTCACTGTGGTAGGCTGTAGGATCCATCTCGCTGTGGTAGGCTGTAGGATCCATCTCACTGTGGTAGGCTGTAGGATCCATCTCACTGTGGTAGGCTGTAGGATCCATCTCACTGTGGTAGGCTGTAGGATCCATCTCACTGTGGTAGGCTGTAGGATCCATCTCACTGTGGTAGGCTGTAGGATCCATCTCGCTGTGGTAGGCTGTAGGATCCATCTCACTGTGGTAGGCTGTAGAATGTGgactatgttttggttatttggaTCCCCTTAACTGTTTGTTTACTGTGTTTTTTTGCTGTTAATGTATCTAGCCTAAATATAGTGTGTCATGCCTTCATCGTTTTCATGTTTTGTTTTCTAGGACTACTTGGTTCCTCTGTTTAGTCCTCTTCACATTCATTGATTCGCAGTTTTCGATATTCTAAGTCAAAGTACTGCTATTCAGAATTTAGTTTGGATATGAATATCTAGGCTTCTATGTTCAGCATTTAGTTTGCATTATTTTGGTAAGACAGCTGTGTGTACGGTTGC encodes:
- the LOC127906917 gene encoding uncharacterized protein LOC127906917; this translates as MDPTAYHSEMDPTAYHSEMDPTAYHSEMDPTAYHSEMDPTAYHSEMDPTAYHSEMDPTAYHSEMDPTAYHSEMDPTAYHSEMDPTAYHSEMDPTAYHSEMDPTAYHSEMDPTAYHSEMDPTAYHSEMDPTAYHSEMDPTAYHSEMDPTAYHSEMDPTAYHSEMDPTAYHSEMDPTAYHSEMDPTAYHSEMDPTAYHSEMDPTAYHSEMDPTAYHSEMDPTAYHSEMDPTAYHSEMDPTAYHSEMDPTAYHSEMDPTAYHSEMDPTAYHSEMDPTAYHSEMDPTAYHSEMDPTAYHSEMDPTAYHSEMDPTAYHSEKDPTAYHSEMDPTAYHSEMDPTAYHSEMDPTAYHSEMDPTAYHSEMDPTAYHSEMDPTAYHSEMDPTAYHSEMDPTAYHSEMDPTAYHSEMDPTAYHSEMDPTAYHSEMDPTAYHSEMDYTGYYSEMQSTAYHSEMDPTAYHSEMDPTAYHSTVLTRLESHTGGLVRGAGIGYTGP